CATGTCTCGATCCCGACAGCCGGACACCTGGTCTCGGCGTACGCGCTCGGCGTCGTCATCGGCGCGCCCCTGCTGGCCGCGGTGACGGCACGGATGTCCCGCCGGACCGTCCTGATCTCCCTGATGGGCCTGTTCGTCGCGGGCAACGCCCTGTCGGCCTTCGCGCCCGGCTACGACTCCCTGCTGGCCGCCCGCTTCGTCAGCGGTCTCCCGCACGGCGCCTTCTTCGGTGTGGGCGCGGTGGTGGCCACCAACATGGTCGCCCCGGAGCGCAAGGCCCGCTCGGTGTCGCTGATGTTCCTCGGGCTGACCGTCGCCAACATCGCGGGCGTCCCCGTCGCCACCCTCGTGGGCCAGCACCTCGGCTGGCGGGCGACCTTCCTCGGCGTCAGCGTCATCGGCCTCGCGGCGATAGCCTCCCTGGCCCTGCTGATCCCGCGCGACCACGATCAGGCGCCCGCCGTCGGACTGCGGCGTGAACTGGCCGCCCTGCGCTCGCTGCCGGTCTGGCTGGCGCTCGGCACCACGGTGGCCGGCTTCGGCGCCCTGTTCTCCGCGTACAGCTACATCACCCCCATGCTCACGGACTCCGCCGGCTACGCCGACTCCAGCGTGACGCTGCTGCTCGCCCTGTTCGGCGTCGGCGCGACCATCGGCAACCTGGTCGGCGGCCGCCTCGCCGACCACGCGATGCGCCCGACCCTGTTCGCCGGTCTGACGTCACTGGCCGTGGTCCTGGCCCTGTTCCCGCTGCTGATGACGACGGCGTGGGGCGGAGCGCTGGCCGTGGTCCTGCTGGGAGTGGCGGCGTTCGTGACGGGTTCGCCGCTGAACCTGATGGTGATGGAGAAGGCGGCCGGGGGCCCCTCCCTCGCCTCCTCCGCCAACCAGGCGGCCTTCAACATGGCCAATGCCGGCGGCGCCTGGATCGGCGGCCTGGCCCTCGCGGCCGGGTTCGGCGCCACCTCGCCCGCGCTGGCGGGTGCGGTCCTGGCGGCCCTGGGTCTGATCGTCGCGGGCATCGCCTACGCCCTCGACCGCCGCCGGGCCCCGCAGCCGGCCTCCCGCGACCGTATCGTCGCGACCCATGTGCCGCGGGCCGCCGCCGAGGCGGGCGCCCGTCACTGACGTGGTCCTGTCGGCGGACGCCGACGCGACCCCTCCGCCGGGAGCTGCGCTCCCACGGCGGGGGCGTCGTCCTTCTGAGCGGAGGACGGCGGGCGTGCCACTGGCCGACGATTGGCTCTCGACCCGGAACGGCCCTGCCTGAAGACTGGCGATTCGCCGCCGTGTCCGAGGAGTTGCGATGCAGGTAGCCGTGGTCACCTTCGACGGGTTCAACGAACTCGACAGCTTCGTCGCGTCAGCGCTGATCAACCGGTGCCGCAAGGACGGCCTGGAGGCGTTCGTCACGACGCCGACACCGGTGGTCACGTCGATGAACGGCGTGGAGGTCACCGGGCAGCGACCGATGGAGTTCGCGGCCGAAGCCGACGTCGTGCTGATCGGCAGCGGGGTCAGGACGCGGGACGTGGTCGCCGACGACCGGCTGATCTCCAGGCTGCCGCTCGACCCCGCGCGCCAGCTGATCGGCGCCCAGTGCTCCGGTGCGCTGGTACTCGCCCGGCTCGGCCTGCTGGACGGCATGCCCGTCTGCACGGACCTGAAGACCCGCCCCTTCGTCGAGGCCGCCGGTTTCACCGTGCTGGACGCGCCGTTCCACGCCGAGGGCGACATCGCCACGGCGGGCGGCTGTCTCGCCTCGCAGTACCTCGCCACGTGGGTGATCACCCGGACGCTCGGGGAGGACGCGGCGCGCGGCGTGCTCGACTACGTGGCGCCGGTCGGCGAGAACCAGGAAACCGTCGAGCGCGCCCTGCGTGCCGTCCACGCGGGCGAGACCGCTTCCCGCGCCGGCGTCCGACGCTGACGGGCCGCCGGCCTCCCGCGCCGACCTCCGGCGCTGGCGTCCCGCGCCGACCTCCGGCGCTGGCGTCCCGCGCCGACCTCCGGCGCTGGCGTCCCGCGCCGACCTCCGGCGCTGGCGTCCCGCGCCGACCTCCGGCGCTGGCGTCCCGCGCCGACCTCCGGCGCTGGCGTCCCGCGCCGACCTCCGGCGCTGGCGTCCCGCGCCGACCTCCGGCGCTGGCGTCCCGCGCCGACCTCCGGCGCTGACGTCCCGCGCCGACCTCCGGCGCTGACGTCCCGCGCCGGTGTCCGGCGTCCGGGTCCCGCGTCGGCGCCCGGCGATCAGACGCCGACGTCCGACGCGGTCGGCCTCGCCGGGCGGGCCGGTCCGGCTCCCTTGCCGAAAGGGCTGACCGGGCCGCGGTCAGGTAACTGTAAAGAACCTTGACAGTTAACTGGTCTAGTCCAAACATGGTCACTGCTCACCCCGCGGTGCAGCCCTTCCGCTGTCCCCGCATGCCCTTTTCCCCATGGGAGCGTCAGTGAGACGACCTGGTCACCTTCGCGCACTGCTGTCCTGTCTGAGCGTCGGCGCTCTGTCCACCGGGCTCCTCGCGCTCGGGGGAGGAAGCGCGCTCGCCGCGCCGCACCCGATCCCGGCCGCCCCCGGCAAGCCGATGCCGAACCATGTGGTGGCCCCCTACTTCGAGGCGTGGACCGGTGAGAGCCCGGCCGCCCTGGCCGCCGCCTCCGGCAACAAGTACCTCACCCTGGCCTTCCTCCAGACCGCCGCCGCGGGCTCGTGCACCGCGTACTGGAACGGCGCGGCCGACCAGCCGGTCTCCAAGGCGGCCTTCGGCCGCGACATCGCCGCGATGCAGGCACGCGGCGGCAACGTCGTCCCGTCCTTCGGCGGCTGGTCCGCGGACACCACCGGGACCGAACTGGCGGACAGCTGCACCAGCGTCGACGCCATCGCCAAGGTGTACGAGAGCCTCGTCACGACCTACGGCGTCACCCGGATCGACCTCGACGTCGAGGGCGACTCCATCGACAACGCGGCCGGGATCGACCGCCGCAACAAGGCCATGGCCCAGGTCCAGCGCTGGGCCGGACGCACCGGCCGCGAGGTGCAGTTCTCCTACACCCTGCCGACCTCCACCACCGGCCTCGAGGCCAATGGCCTGGCCCTGCTGAAGAACGCCGTCGCCAACGGCGCGCGCGTGGACGTCGTCAACCTCATGACCTTCGACTACTACGACGGCGCAGGCCACGACATGGCGGCTGACACCGGGACGGCCGCGCAGGGGCTGCACGACCAACTGGCCGCGCTCCACCCGAAGACGAGTTCCGCGAAGCTGTGGAGCATGATCGGCGTCATCGAGATGCCCGGCATCGACGACTACGGCCCCGAGGAGACCTTCACCACGAAGGACGCGGTCACGGTGGAGAAGTGGGCCGAGACCAAGAAGATCAACACGCTCTCCTTCTGGGCGCTCCAGCGCGACAACGGCGGCTGCCCCGGCACCGGCGGCTCCGACTCGTGCTCGGGCATCACCCAGGACACCTGGGCCTTCAGCCACGCCTTCGCACCGTTCGCGCGACGAGGCCGGCAGTAGGCACACCGCGGACACCGGGGCCCGGTCGCACCACGCGACCGGGCCCGACGGCGCCATGGGGGCCAGGGGCTGTCAGACCGACTCGCGCCAGGCGTTCGTGATGGGCAGGCGGCGGTCCTTGCCGAAGCCCTTCGCCGAGATCTTCGTGCCCGGCGGGTACTGACGGCGCTTGTACTCGGCGGTGTCCACCATGCGCAGCGTCTTGACGACGAGCTCACGGTCGTAGCCCGCCGCGACGATCGCGTCCGCGCCCTGGTCCCGGTCCACGTACAGCTCGAGGATCGCGTCCAGGACCGGATAATCCGGGAGCGAGTCGGTGTCCACCTGGCCGGGGCGCAGTTCCGCGCTCGGCGGCTTGGTGATCGAGTTCTCGGGGATCGGCGGGGTCTGGCCGCGCTCCGCCGCCGCGCGGTTGCGCCACTCCGCGAGCCGGAAGATCCACGTCTTGTAGACGTCCTTGATGGGTCCGTACGCGCCCACCGAGTCGCCGTACAGCGTCGAGTAACCGACCGCCAGCTCCGACTTGTTGCCCGGGGCGAGGACGATGTGGCCCTCCTGGTTGGAGAGGGCCATCAGCAGGGTTCCGCGCAGCCGGGACTGGAGGTTCTCCTCCGCCAGACCCGTCAGACCCAGCGAGCTCATGTACGCGTCGAACATCGGCTCGATCGGCACCGTGCGGAGGTTCAGGCCCGTCCGGCGCGCCAGTTCCGCCGCGTCGCCCTTGGAGTGCTCGGAGGAGTACTTCGACGGCATCGAGACGCCGTACACGTTCTCCGCGCCCAGCGCGTCGCACGCGATCGCCGCGACGAGCGCCGAGTCGATACCGCCCGACAGCCCGATCAGCACCGACCGGAAGCCGTTCTTCGCCACGTACGCGCGCAGGCCCACGACCAGCGCCGAGTAGACCTCCTCGGCGTCGTCCAGGCGCTCCGCGTAGCCGCCGC
This Streptomyces sp. NBC_00377 DNA region includes the following protein-coding sequences:
- a CDS encoding chitinase; translated protein: MRRPGHLRALLSCLSVGALSTGLLALGGGSALAAPHPIPAAPGKPMPNHVVAPYFEAWTGESPAALAAASGNKYLTLAFLQTAAAGSCTAYWNGAADQPVSKAAFGRDIAAMQARGGNVVPSFGGWSADTTGTELADSCTSVDAIAKVYESLVTTYGVTRIDLDVEGDSIDNAAGIDRRNKAMAQVQRWAGRTGREVQFSYTLPTSTTGLEANGLALLKNAVANGARVDVVNLMTFDYYDGAGHDMAADTGTAAQGLHDQLAALHPKTSSAKLWSMIGVIEMPGIDDYGPEETFTTKDAVTVEKWAETKKINTLSFWALQRDNGGCPGTGGSDSCSGITQDTWAFSHAFAPFARRGRQ
- a CDS encoding DJ-1/PfpI family protein, which translates into the protein MQVAVVTFDGFNELDSFVASALINRCRKDGLEAFVTTPTPVVTSMNGVEVTGQRPMEFAAEADVVLIGSGVRTRDVVADDRLISRLPLDPARQLIGAQCSGALVLARLGLLDGMPVCTDLKTRPFVEAAGFTVLDAPFHAEGDIATAGGCLASQYLATWVITRTLGEDAARGVLDYVAPVGENQETVERALRAVHAGETASRAGVRR
- a CDS encoding MFS transporter, which produces MPLALLALAVGAFGIGTTEFVMMGLLPDVADDLHVSIPTAGHLVSAYALGVVIGAPLLAAVTARMSRRTVLISLMGLFVAGNALSAFAPGYDSLLAARFVSGLPHGAFFGVGAVVATNMVAPERKARSVSLMFLGLTVANIAGVPVATLVGQHLGWRATFLGVSVIGLAAIASLALLIPRDHDQAPAVGLRRELAALRSLPVWLALGTTVAGFGALFSAYSYITPMLTDSAGYADSSVTLLLALFGVGATIGNLVGGRLADHAMRPTLFAGLTSLAVVLALFPLLMTTAWGGALAVVLLGVAAFVTGSPLNLMVMEKAAGGPSLASSANQAAFNMANAGGAWIGGLALAAGFGATSPALAGAVLAALGLIVAGIAYALDRRRAPQPASRDRIVATHVPRAAAEAGARH